The Bdellovibrio bacteriovorus W nucleotide sequence GAGTCTTTGGATGGCTCGCAAGAAGCCATTGCAGAGCTTGATCGCCAGAGGCCGTCGTGGATTCAGGTGTCGGCTCACCTGAGCTACCGCCATATCCAGGGTAATCAAAGATCAGAAAGCCGTATCCTTCTTTAATAATCCAGAATAGCGAGAAAAAGTGTGAGCTGATATTTTGAGCGTTGCCATGAAAGAAAAGAATATTGGCTTTGGGTTCTCTATCAATAGGTTTGAAATACCAAGCAACGATTTTACCATCTCGGAATGGGATCTCGACTTGCTCTGGAGGGGGAGTGAGCTTCTTGGGATCGACGTAAATATACCGAGTGGGATGGTAAAAGAGATGAGAGCAACCCACTAACATGAGGGGCAAACAAAGAGTTAATAGTGATCTGATGAATCTCTTTCCCATAAAATTTATTTTTACTGAAATGCACTCTGAAGTAAACTTGTTCCTTGCGAGAAAAAAATGGAGTTCGACTCGGAGGGGTTATATTTTTCCTGTAAAAAATGACCCATAAAATTTGAAATTGTTAAGGTCAAAAATTATGGGAGTTCTTGCAAGCGATTCTCAAACTTTGTTTGAAGGCATTCATATAGAGACTTGTAGGGTTTTGCATCTATTTTATAGATAAAAGTCGTAATGATTAAATGTCTCTTAGTTCGTAAAGGGGCATTTGCTTTTATATTACATACCTTTTCTAGACATACCTTGGATATATCCTCAGAGCCTTTTCTGTTAAGATGGCTCTATGCTTTTCTAACGAAAGGAATCTTCGTGGCAGAAAACTCTTTTCCCTACCTTCATGGTTTTTCAAAAGATGAACAAGAAAGACTGCGCAAACAAGCCCGTTTTGGCGAGTTCACGGTCTATCAAAATATCAATTTCTCTTCTGTGCAGAATCTCTTAGAGGTGGGTTGTGGGGTAGGGGCACAGACAGAAATTCTACTCAGAAGATTTCCTGATCTTAAGATCACGGGGATAGATCGCAGCACGAAACAGCTTGAATCTGCACGGGAAAGGCTTTCTTCGCTGTCATCGACGCAGGGAAGATTTGATCTTCAAGAGATGGATGCTACGGCCATGGAGTTTGCGGTGAACTCTTTTGATGGAGCTTTTCTATGTTGGATTTTAGAACACGTCCCAGATCCTATTCGCGTGCTTTCAGAGGTGCGTAGAGTTTTACGACCTGGTTCGCCGGTCTATGTGACCGAAGTTTTAAATTCGTCCTTCTTTTTAGATCCCTATTCGCCGAACGTATGGAAATACTGGATGGCATTCAACGAATATCAACTCGAGCAAAAAGGGGACCCCTTTGTCGGAGCAAAGTTAGGAAACTTTCTTATGCAGTTGGGATACCGCGATGTTCAGACTGAAGTGAAAACTTGGTTCTTAGACAATAGATCACCAAGGGCTCGGAAAGACTGTATTGAGTATTGGACAGAGTTACTACTTAGCGCCAGTGAGCAGTTGATCGAATCAAACTATGTCTCTGAAGAAATCGTTAAAGAAATGAAAACCGAGATGGCCCGAGTAGCTAACGATCCTAATGCTGTATTTTATTATTCGTTTGTTCAAGCCCGAGCGGTGACTTAAATAAAATGACCCCTCTCATGGCTAGCAGAGAGGGGAGTCTTAATGACTACTTAATATCGTCCTTCGTGAGCCAGCCTTTGCGGCTCACCCAGATGAAAGTTCCTACGGCTATGAAGATCATAAATCCTAGAGTTCCGTAGTATCCATAGGGTTGTTTCAGTTCAGGCATGTATTCGAAATTCATTCCATAGACGCCGGCGATAAAATTCAATGGTAAGAAGAACATCGAGAACACGGTCAGGGTGCGCATAATCTCGTTTGTGCGATAAGAAGCTTCGTTGGTCTTTTGCGACATCAACGAGAGATGAAGATTGATCAGCCCTGAAATTTCCTCATGCATCTCTTCCACGAAATAAGAATACTTTGTTAGGGGTTCTCGGACATGGACCGCGTCTTTGTGAGGGAACTCAAGTTCCGCGAGGACCTTGGTCACCGTGTCGTCAGTGAATTTAAATATTTTCTTATAGGCCCCAGATTTTCTTTTAACGATATAACCTTCTCTAAGAATATTTTTTCGTTTGAGCGTGAAAACACGGTCTTCAATTAAATCATTCT carries:
- a CDS encoding methyltransferase (COG0500 SAM-dependent methyltransferases), which gives rise to MAENSFPYLHGFSKDEQERLRKQARFGEFTVYQNINFSSVQNLLEVGCGVGAQTEILLRRFPDLKITGIDRSTKQLESARERLSSLSSTQGRFDLQEMDATAMEFAVNSFDGAFLCWILEHVPDPIRVLSEVRRVLRPGSPVYVTEVLNSSFFLDPYSPNVWKYWMAFNEYQLEQKGDPFVGAKLGNFLMQLGYRDVQTEVKTWFLDNRSPRARKDCIEYWTELLLSASEQLIESNYVSEEIVKEMKTEMARVANDPNAVFYYSFVQARAVT
- a CDS encoding magnesium and cobalt transport protein (COG0598 Mg2+ and Co2+ transporters), with the translated sequence MKRIEHQWNDFKWIDIENPSTEELLSLAEEFELQSHAVESCLDPQHLPMADYSGETLFVVLRHSDPHRTKKSLTMQELTTKLIIFIGEGFVLTIHRLPLPCVESKKEKIAKNEPMTQIHFLRNILHRTITSFGPSLTEMDAQNDLIEDRVFTLKRKNILREGYIVKRKSGAYKKIFKFTDDTVTKVLAELEFPHKDAVHVREPLTKYSYFVEEMHEEISGLINLHLSLMSQKTNEASYRTNEIMRTLTVFSMFFLPLNFIAGVYGMNFEYMPELKQPYGYYGTLGFMIFIAVGTFIWVSRKGWLTKDDIK